Proteins encoded in a region of the Drosophila busckii strain San Diego stock center, stock number 13000-0081.31 chromosome 2L, ASM1175060v1, whole genome shotgun sequence genome:
- the LOC108608206 gene encoding protein MON2 homolog isoform X1, with the protein MSFVGGGMVGGVGVGSGNDVHKFVEALQADFKTLSLETKKKYPQIKEACEEAISKLCTAGSSQQNSVYYTVNQILYPLVQGCETKDLKIIKFCLGMMQRLITQQVVDQKGALYITNALWTLMEHNIEEVKVLQTVTLLLTTNLVVHGDTLAKALVLCFRLHYTKNPTIVNTAGATIRQLVSLVFERVYLEKDSMGMLQATQQPQQQQQSVTNAVEEVQESQTFAMDAFHLFQDLVQLVNAEQPFWLVGMTEMTRTFGLELLEAVLSNFSAVFHENQEFRLLLKERVCALVIKLFSPNVKHRQLPAPSNGTAAAPADKPHFPISMRLLRLVAILIQKYHTILVTECEIFLSLIIKFLDPDKPHWQRALALEVIHKLVTRSSLIAFFCKSYDLKHHATHIVHDMIAAMGSYVRYALINASAMLSNGGQQLVGAPTQQPSSLNALGNNQCGFMFRGAYLPLVASFAPGVSKAVYLEMLDKLDAPMIPDSYGISLAYAILLDMTRSIGGVIQRTPELHPMPNTAYISEEEHKPLCLQLINSSWSGLLSAFIPLVETSIDEGTTEHILKAMQNYAALCGMLEQLQPRDAFIMALCRASFPPHYAMSIFTNNQQEGEPRSHQRSSSQDLSNQFINSCNADGGDFRPQIVAVGTPLPSASLPHSVMQAPVMLTNKNLQCMRAILLLAHHNGSILGTAWHMVLQTLQHLVWILGLKPATGGSLQAAPKPAVEANVGIQTAVMADLPVLSQMIGQLFESSQYLDDVALHHLIDALCKLSHEAMELAYANREPSLFAVAKLMETGLVNMPRIEVLWRPLTNHLLEVCQHRHIRMREWGVEAITYLVKSALQFKHKQPLKENLELQTMLLTPLSELSTVMHADVRQRQLDCVLQILNTAGEILSFGWPAIIEIIGAVNEHHGEPLIRTAFQCLQLVITDFLTVMPWRCLPLCISTAAKFGSQTQELNISLTAIGLMWNISDFFNQNQDKLMTTQLEDIAILPDFPGTVKLPQFDKLWMCLYAKLGELCVDLRPAVRKSAGQTLFSTIAAHGSLLNPPTWQALVWQVLFPLLDNVRALSSSASNEKVDASGNILIHHSRNTAQKQWAETQVLTLSGVCRVFNTKRELLQLLGDFERAWSLILEFIQNAALSKNGEVSLAALKSLQEIMYHNSTERKDAQQQDDEIWNIAWNIWLSIGMESTRMSMSTRQLPGGQANANDNQEDFYIPSQAFLTALIQIFPAIFQHIQVRFSSADFDKFCTVLTNAVCIPVQTDAMPYIMSTVSETQLTPLHDGILECMELIQKEAIKPEADASIRQLIPAIFRQLLIFSKFACAPPTFQQSVEHHKYGKASGHYANNASVEVVSMNYIPFGEKSISICVKLYQSTATEEAVVQEQILHDIVKALRTPLAMKYKCLSSSTWKLAISSLISVLHTGLKVARAKPQHFASLWDDLADTLDKFLFPLSVCTIEDRGLEEIVLDETIDCQVIELLRDEVLPHAHELPHQFIMQIVVLLNKGSIHSASDSNICYESDWKLREIFAKTCFETLLQFSLLEDQAVCNNNRLNANVMPAGAAGAVGKDFAGRLAVTALLHRFQEVLKRFNDDERQSGKCPLPRFRLSEISFVLKAIATLVVSMKKAPAAKVNKPAWDLLIGLYPYLVDCTTTTSPEVSRSLREALLQYTDLLQAPRLATDNAIQSNGQQQQ; encoded by the exons ATGTCATTTGTGGGCGGTGGGATGGTGGGTGGCGTCGGGGTTGGCAGCGGCAACGATGTGCATAAGTTTGTAGAGGCGCTGCAGGCAGACTTCAAGACGCTGTCACTAGAAACCAAGAAAAAGTATCCGCAAATTAAAGAG GCATGCGAGGAGGCTATTTCCAAGCTCTGCACCGCcggcagcagccaacaaaattcGGTATACTATACGGTCAATCAGATACTCTATCCGCTGGTGCAGGGCTGCGAAACGAAAGACTTGAAAATAATCAAG ttttgcttGGGCATGATGCAGCGCCTGATAACACAGCAGGTGGTGGATCAAAAGGGCGCGCTATATATAACCAATGCCTTATGGACATTAATGGAGCACAACATAGAGGAGGTCAAGGTGCTGCAGACGGTTACGCTACTGTTAACTACCAATCTGGTGGTGCATGGGGATACCTTAGCTAAAGCTTTAGTACTTTGCTTCCGTCTGCATTATACAAAGAATCCAACAATTGTAAATACAGCGGGTGCTACTATACGCCAGCTGGTGTCCTTGGTATTTGAGCGTGTGTATTTGGAAAAGGATTCCATGGGCATGCTGCAGGCAACacagcaaccgcagcagcaacagcaatccgTCACAAACGCTGTGGAGGAGGTGCAAGAGTCGCAAACCTTTGCCATGgatgcatttcatttgttcCAAGATCTGGTGCAGCTGGTAAACGCAGAGCAGCCCTTTTGGCTAGTGGGAATGACCGAGATGACGCGCACTTTTGGCTTGGAGCTGCTCGAGGCAGTCTTGAGCAACTTTAGCGCAGTTTTCCATGAG AACCAAGAGTTTCGTCTGCTGCTGAAGGAACGCGTCTGTGCGCTGGTAATCAAGCTCTTCTCGCCAAATGTTAAGCATCGCCAGCTGCCTGCGCCAAGCAATGGCACTGCCGCTGCGCCCGCCGACAAGCCACATTTTCCCATCAGCATGCGTCTGCTGCGCTTGGTGGCtatattaatacaaaagtaTCACACTATACTGGTGACGGAATGCGAAATCTTTCTATCGCTTATAATCAAATTCTTGGATCCCGATAAGCCACACTGGCAACGCGCTTTAGCCCTGGAGGTTATACATAAGCTTGTCACACGCTCCTCATTGATTGCATTCTTTTGCAAATCCTATGATCTGAAGCATCATGCTACGCATATAGTGCATGATATGATTGCTGCTATGGGCAGTTATGTGCGTTATGCTTTGATCAATGCATCTGCTATGCTGAGCAATGGTGGACAGCAGCTGGTGGGCGCGCCCACGCAGCAGCCGAGCTCATTGAATGCTCTGGGCAATAATCAATGTGGTTTTATGTTCCGTGGCGCCTACTTGCCGCTGGTGGCCAGTTTTGCTCCAGGCGTCTCCAAGGCGGTTTA CCTGGAAATGTTAGATAAGCTGGATGCACCTATGATACCTGATAGCTATGGCATCTCGCTGGCCTACGCCATACTGCTGGACATGACGCGCTCCATTGGCGGCGTTATACAACGCACACCCGAACTGCATCCCATGCCCAATACGGCGTACATAAGCGAGGAGGAGCACAAGCCTTTGTGCTTGCAGCTAATCAACTCCAGCTGGTCGGGTTTGCTCAGCGCTTTCATACCACTGGTCGAGACTTCCATAGACGAGGGCACCACGGAGCATATACTGAAGGCTATGCAAAACTATGCTGCGCTTTGTGGCATgctggagcaactgcagcccAGAGACGCCTTCATTATGGCCTTGTGTCGCGCCAGCTTTCCGCCACACTATGCCATGTCCATATTTACGAATAACCAACAAGAGGGTGAGCCTAGAT CTCatcagcgcagcagcagtcaggATCTAAGCAATCAGTTCATCAACAGCTGCAATGCCGATGGCGGCGACTTTCGTCCACAGATTGTAGCCGTGGGCACGCCGCTGCCCAGCGCCTCGTTGCCTCATAGTGTGATGCAGGCGCCCGTTATGCTCACCAACAAGAACTTGCAATGCATGCGCGCTATTTTGCTCTTGGCTCATCACAATGGCAGCATTCTGGGCACTGCCTGGCATATGGTGCTGCAGACTTTGCAGCATCTCGTATGGATTCTGGGCTTGAAGCCGGCAACTGGTGGCAGCTTGCAGGCGGCGCCTAAGCCTGCGGTGGAAGCTAATGTGGGCATACAGACAGCGGTGATGGCGGATCTGCCTGTGCTGTCTCAAATGATTGGACAGCTGTTTGAGTCCAGTCAGTATCTTGATGATGTGGCCCTGCATCATTTGATTGATGCGCTGTGCAAATTGTCGCATGAGGCCATGGAGCTGGCGTATGCCAATCGCGAGCCCTCGCTGTTTGCTGTAGCCAAGTTAATGGAAACGGGTCTGGTGAACATGCCGCGCATTGAGGTGCTCTGGCGTCCGTTGACCAATCATCTGCTGGAGGTTTGCCAGCATCGACATATACGCATGCGTGAATGGGGCGTCGAGGCTATAACTTACTTGGTCAAGTCTGCGTTGCAGTTCAAGCACAAGCAGCCGCTTAAGGAGAATCTAGAGTTGCAGACAATGTTGCTAACGCCGCTCTCTGAGCTTTCGACGGTTATGCATGCGGATGTGCGTCAACGTCAGCTGGACTGTGTACTGCAAATCTTAAATACAGCTGGCGAGATATTATCCTTTGGCTGGCCGGCAATTATTGAAATCATTGGCGCTGTTAATGAGCATCATGGCGAGCCGCTTATACGCACCGCCTTCCAATGTCTGCAGCTGGTCATCACCGATTTTCTCACCGTCATGCCCTGGCGTTGTCTGCCGCTCTGCATTAGCACTGCTGCCAAGTTTGGCTCGCAGACGCAGGAGCTGAATATATCGCTCACAGCCATTGGACTTATG TGGAACATCTCGGACTTCTTCAATCAAAATCAAGACAAGCTGATGACCACACAGCTGGAGGATATTGCCATCTTGCCGGACTTTCCAGGCACAGTTAAGCTGCCACAGTTTGACAAGCTCTGGATGTGTTTGTATGCTAAGCTCGGTGAACTTTGTGTAGATCTGCGTCCGGCTGTGCGCAAGTCCGCCGGCCAGACGCTCTTCTCCACAATTGCTGCACATGGCAGTCTGCTGAATCCGCCCACCTGGCAGGCCcttgtgtggcaagtgctcTTCCCGCTGCTGGACAATGTGCGTGCGCTCAGTAGCTCCGCCAGCAATGAGAAAGTCGATGCCAGTGGCAACATACTTATACATCATTCGCGTAATACAGCTCAAAAGCAATGGGCAGAGACGCAGGTGTTGACGCTCTCCGGCGTCTGTCGTGTGTTCAACACCAAGcgtgagctgctgcagctattgGGCGACTTTGAGCGTGCCTGGTCTTTGATATTGGAGTTTATACAGAATGCAGCGCTGAGCAAGAATGGCGAAGTATCGCTGGCGGCGCTCAAGTCGCTGCAGGAGATCATGTATCACAATAGCACAGAGCGCAAGGatgcgcagcagcaggatGATGAGATATGGAAT ATTGCCTGGAACATTTGGCTGAGCATTGGCATGGAGAGCACAAGGATGTCAATGAGCACGCGACAGTTGCCAGGCGGccaggcaaatgcaaatgacaaCCAGGAGGACTTTTACATTCCAAGTCAAGCTTTTCTCACAGCGCTCATACAAATCTTTCCTGCAATTTTCCAGCACATTCAAGTCAG ATTCAGCTCCGCGGACTTTGACAAATTCTGCACCGTGTTGACCAATGCCGTCTGCATACCGGTGCAAACTGATGCCATGCCCTATATAATGTCCACAGTGTCGGAGACGCAGCTTACGCCGCTGCACGATGGCATCTTGGAGTGCATGGAGCTGATACAAAAGGAAGCTATTAAGCCAGAAGCAGATGCAAGCATACGGCAGCTAATACCCGCAATCTTTCGTCAGCTGTTGATCTTCAGCAAGTTTGCCTGTGCTCCGCCCACATTCCAGCAGAGCGTGGAGCATCATAAGTATGGCAAGGCTAGCGGTCACTATGCCAACAACGCTTCCGTTGAGGTCGTCAGCATGAACTATATACCCTTTGGCGAGAAGTCCATCAGCATTTGTGTGAAGCTTTACCAAAGCACAGCCACCGAGGAGGCTGTGGTGCAGGAGCAGATCCTGCATGATATTGTCAAGGCGCTGCGCACGCCTCTGGCCATGAAATACAAGTGTCTCTCCTCCAGCACCTGGAAGCTGGCCATTTCCAGTCTGATCAGTGTGCTGCACACAGGCTTGAAGGTGGCGCGTGCCAAGCCGCAACATTTTGCAAGCCTTTGGGATGATCTGGCCGATACACTCGATAAGTTTTTGTTTCCGCTCAGCGTGTGCACTATTGAGGATCGTGGCTTGGAGGAAATTGTGCTGGATGAAACGATTGATTGCCAGGTGATTGAGCTGCTGCGGGATGAGGTGCTGCCGCATGCTCACGAGCTGCCGCATCAGTTCATCATGCAGATTGTGGTGCTGCTGAACAAGGGCTCCATACACTCGGCGTCGGATAGCAACATTTGCTACGAGTCTGACTGGAAGCTGCGCGAAATCTTTGCCAAAACCTGCTTTGAGACACTGCTGCAGTTCTCGCTGCTGGAGGATCAAGCGGTCTGCAATAACAATCGCTTGAATGCTAATGTTATGCCAGCCGGTGCTGCCGGCGCTGTGGGCAAAGACTTTGCCGGACGACTGGCGGTCACAGCGCTGCTGCATCGCTTCCAGGAGGTGCTGAAGCGCTTCAATGATGATGAGCGTCAGAGCGGCAAGTGTCCGCTGCCTAG ATTCAGGTTATCTGAAATATCGTTCGTGCTTAAGGCCATTGCCACACTGGTGGTGTCCATGAAGAAAGCGCCAGCAGCCAAAG TCAACAAGCCCGCCTGGGATCTGCTAATTGGTCTCTATCCGTATTTGGTCGATTGCACCACGACAACTTCACCTGAGGTCTCACGTTCGTTGCGCGAGGCATTGCTGCAGTATACAGATCTGTTGCAAGCACCGCGTCTTGCCACAGATAATGCAATTCAGTCGaatggccaacagcagcagtga
- the LOC108608206 gene encoding protein MON2 homolog isoform X2 — MSFVGGGMVGGVGVGSGNDVHKFVEALQADFKTLSLETKKKYPQIKEACEEAISKLCTAGSSQQNSVYYTVNQILYPLVQGCETKDLKIIKFCLGMMQRLITQQVVDQKGALYITNALWTLMEHNIEEVKVLQTVTLLLTTNLVVHGDTLAKALVLCFRLHYTKNPTIVNTAGATIRQLVSLVFERVYLEKDSMGMLQATQQPQQQQQSVTNAVEEVQESQTFAMDAFHLFQDLVQLVNAEQPFWLVGMTEMTRTFGLELLEAVLSNFSAVFHENQEFRLLLKERVCALVIKLFSPNVKHRQLPAPSNGTAAAPADKPHFPISMRLLRLVAILIQKYHTILVTECEIFLSLIIKFLDPDKPHWQRALALEVIHKLVTRSSLIAFFCKSYDLKHHATHIVHDMIAAMGSYVRYALINASAMLSNGGQQLVGAPTQQPSSLNALGNNQCGFMFRGAYLPLVASFAPGVSKAVYLEMLDKLDAPMIPDSYGISLAYAILLDMTRSIGGVIQRTPELHPMPNTAYISEEEHKPLCLQLINSSWSGLLSAFIPLVETSIDEGTTEHILKAMQNYAALCGMLEQLQPRDAFIMALCRASFPPHYAMSIFTNNQQEAHQRSSSQDLSNQFINSCNADGGDFRPQIVAVGTPLPSASLPHSVMQAPVMLTNKNLQCMRAILLLAHHNGSILGTAWHMVLQTLQHLVWILGLKPATGGSLQAAPKPAVEANVGIQTAVMADLPVLSQMIGQLFESSQYLDDVALHHLIDALCKLSHEAMELAYANREPSLFAVAKLMETGLVNMPRIEVLWRPLTNHLLEVCQHRHIRMREWGVEAITYLVKSALQFKHKQPLKENLELQTMLLTPLSELSTVMHADVRQRQLDCVLQILNTAGEILSFGWPAIIEIIGAVNEHHGEPLIRTAFQCLQLVITDFLTVMPWRCLPLCISTAAKFGSQTQELNISLTAIGLMWNISDFFNQNQDKLMTTQLEDIAILPDFPGTVKLPQFDKLWMCLYAKLGELCVDLRPAVRKSAGQTLFSTIAAHGSLLNPPTWQALVWQVLFPLLDNVRALSSSASNEKVDASGNILIHHSRNTAQKQWAETQVLTLSGVCRVFNTKRELLQLLGDFERAWSLILEFIQNAALSKNGEVSLAALKSLQEIMYHNSTERKDAQQQDDEIWNIAWNIWLSIGMESTRMSMSTRQLPGGQANANDNQEDFYIPSQAFLTALIQIFPAIFQHIQVRFSSADFDKFCTVLTNAVCIPVQTDAMPYIMSTVSETQLTPLHDGILECMELIQKEAIKPEADASIRQLIPAIFRQLLIFSKFACAPPTFQQSVEHHKYGKASGHYANNASVEVVSMNYIPFGEKSISICVKLYQSTATEEAVVQEQILHDIVKALRTPLAMKYKCLSSSTWKLAISSLISVLHTGLKVARAKPQHFASLWDDLADTLDKFLFPLSVCTIEDRGLEEIVLDETIDCQVIELLRDEVLPHAHELPHQFIMQIVVLLNKGSIHSASDSNICYESDWKLREIFAKTCFETLLQFSLLEDQAVCNNNRLNANVMPAGAAGAVGKDFAGRLAVTALLHRFQEVLKRFNDDERQSGKCPLPRFRLSEISFVLKAIATLVVSMKKAPAAKVNKPAWDLLIGLYPYLVDCTTTTSPEVSRSLREALLQYTDLLQAPRLATDNAIQSNGQQQQ, encoded by the exons ATGTCATTTGTGGGCGGTGGGATGGTGGGTGGCGTCGGGGTTGGCAGCGGCAACGATGTGCATAAGTTTGTAGAGGCGCTGCAGGCAGACTTCAAGACGCTGTCACTAGAAACCAAGAAAAAGTATCCGCAAATTAAAGAG GCATGCGAGGAGGCTATTTCCAAGCTCTGCACCGCcggcagcagccaacaaaattcGGTATACTATACGGTCAATCAGATACTCTATCCGCTGGTGCAGGGCTGCGAAACGAAAGACTTGAAAATAATCAAG ttttgcttGGGCATGATGCAGCGCCTGATAACACAGCAGGTGGTGGATCAAAAGGGCGCGCTATATATAACCAATGCCTTATGGACATTAATGGAGCACAACATAGAGGAGGTCAAGGTGCTGCAGACGGTTACGCTACTGTTAACTACCAATCTGGTGGTGCATGGGGATACCTTAGCTAAAGCTTTAGTACTTTGCTTCCGTCTGCATTATACAAAGAATCCAACAATTGTAAATACAGCGGGTGCTACTATACGCCAGCTGGTGTCCTTGGTATTTGAGCGTGTGTATTTGGAAAAGGATTCCATGGGCATGCTGCAGGCAACacagcaaccgcagcagcaacagcaatccgTCACAAACGCTGTGGAGGAGGTGCAAGAGTCGCAAACCTTTGCCATGgatgcatttcatttgttcCAAGATCTGGTGCAGCTGGTAAACGCAGAGCAGCCCTTTTGGCTAGTGGGAATGACCGAGATGACGCGCACTTTTGGCTTGGAGCTGCTCGAGGCAGTCTTGAGCAACTTTAGCGCAGTTTTCCATGAG AACCAAGAGTTTCGTCTGCTGCTGAAGGAACGCGTCTGTGCGCTGGTAATCAAGCTCTTCTCGCCAAATGTTAAGCATCGCCAGCTGCCTGCGCCAAGCAATGGCACTGCCGCTGCGCCCGCCGACAAGCCACATTTTCCCATCAGCATGCGTCTGCTGCGCTTGGTGGCtatattaatacaaaagtaTCACACTATACTGGTGACGGAATGCGAAATCTTTCTATCGCTTATAATCAAATTCTTGGATCCCGATAAGCCACACTGGCAACGCGCTTTAGCCCTGGAGGTTATACATAAGCTTGTCACACGCTCCTCATTGATTGCATTCTTTTGCAAATCCTATGATCTGAAGCATCATGCTACGCATATAGTGCATGATATGATTGCTGCTATGGGCAGTTATGTGCGTTATGCTTTGATCAATGCATCTGCTATGCTGAGCAATGGTGGACAGCAGCTGGTGGGCGCGCCCACGCAGCAGCCGAGCTCATTGAATGCTCTGGGCAATAATCAATGTGGTTTTATGTTCCGTGGCGCCTACTTGCCGCTGGTGGCCAGTTTTGCTCCAGGCGTCTCCAAGGCGGTTTA CCTGGAAATGTTAGATAAGCTGGATGCACCTATGATACCTGATAGCTATGGCATCTCGCTGGCCTACGCCATACTGCTGGACATGACGCGCTCCATTGGCGGCGTTATACAACGCACACCCGAACTGCATCCCATGCCCAATACGGCGTACATAAGCGAGGAGGAGCACAAGCCTTTGTGCTTGCAGCTAATCAACTCCAGCTGGTCGGGTTTGCTCAGCGCTTTCATACCACTGGTCGAGACTTCCATAGACGAGGGCACCACGGAGCATATACTGAAGGCTATGCAAAACTATGCTGCGCTTTGTGGCATgctggagcaactgcagcccAGAGACGCCTTCATTATGGCCTTGTGTCGCGCCAGCTTTCCGCCACACTATGCCATGTCCATATTTACGAATAACCAACAAGAGG CTCatcagcgcagcagcagtcaggATCTAAGCAATCAGTTCATCAACAGCTGCAATGCCGATGGCGGCGACTTTCGTCCACAGATTGTAGCCGTGGGCACGCCGCTGCCCAGCGCCTCGTTGCCTCATAGTGTGATGCAGGCGCCCGTTATGCTCACCAACAAGAACTTGCAATGCATGCGCGCTATTTTGCTCTTGGCTCATCACAATGGCAGCATTCTGGGCACTGCCTGGCATATGGTGCTGCAGACTTTGCAGCATCTCGTATGGATTCTGGGCTTGAAGCCGGCAACTGGTGGCAGCTTGCAGGCGGCGCCTAAGCCTGCGGTGGAAGCTAATGTGGGCATACAGACAGCGGTGATGGCGGATCTGCCTGTGCTGTCTCAAATGATTGGACAGCTGTTTGAGTCCAGTCAGTATCTTGATGATGTGGCCCTGCATCATTTGATTGATGCGCTGTGCAAATTGTCGCATGAGGCCATGGAGCTGGCGTATGCCAATCGCGAGCCCTCGCTGTTTGCTGTAGCCAAGTTAATGGAAACGGGTCTGGTGAACATGCCGCGCATTGAGGTGCTCTGGCGTCCGTTGACCAATCATCTGCTGGAGGTTTGCCAGCATCGACATATACGCATGCGTGAATGGGGCGTCGAGGCTATAACTTACTTGGTCAAGTCTGCGTTGCAGTTCAAGCACAAGCAGCCGCTTAAGGAGAATCTAGAGTTGCAGACAATGTTGCTAACGCCGCTCTCTGAGCTTTCGACGGTTATGCATGCGGATGTGCGTCAACGTCAGCTGGACTGTGTACTGCAAATCTTAAATACAGCTGGCGAGATATTATCCTTTGGCTGGCCGGCAATTATTGAAATCATTGGCGCTGTTAATGAGCATCATGGCGAGCCGCTTATACGCACCGCCTTCCAATGTCTGCAGCTGGTCATCACCGATTTTCTCACCGTCATGCCCTGGCGTTGTCTGCCGCTCTGCATTAGCACTGCTGCCAAGTTTGGCTCGCAGACGCAGGAGCTGAATATATCGCTCACAGCCATTGGACTTATG TGGAACATCTCGGACTTCTTCAATCAAAATCAAGACAAGCTGATGACCACACAGCTGGAGGATATTGCCATCTTGCCGGACTTTCCAGGCACAGTTAAGCTGCCACAGTTTGACAAGCTCTGGATGTGTTTGTATGCTAAGCTCGGTGAACTTTGTGTAGATCTGCGTCCGGCTGTGCGCAAGTCCGCCGGCCAGACGCTCTTCTCCACAATTGCTGCACATGGCAGTCTGCTGAATCCGCCCACCTGGCAGGCCcttgtgtggcaagtgctcTTCCCGCTGCTGGACAATGTGCGTGCGCTCAGTAGCTCCGCCAGCAATGAGAAAGTCGATGCCAGTGGCAACATACTTATACATCATTCGCGTAATACAGCTCAAAAGCAATGGGCAGAGACGCAGGTGTTGACGCTCTCCGGCGTCTGTCGTGTGTTCAACACCAAGcgtgagctgctgcagctattgGGCGACTTTGAGCGTGCCTGGTCTTTGATATTGGAGTTTATACAGAATGCAGCGCTGAGCAAGAATGGCGAAGTATCGCTGGCGGCGCTCAAGTCGCTGCAGGAGATCATGTATCACAATAGCACAGAGCGCAAGGatgcgcagcagcaggatGATGAGATATGGAAT ATTGCCTGGAACATTTGGCTGAGCATTGGCATGGAGAGCACAAGGATGTCAATGAGCACGCGACAGTTGCCAGGCGGccaggcaaatgcaaatgacaaCCAGGAGGACTTTTACATTCCAAGTCAAGCTTTTCTCACAGCGCTCATACAAATCTTTCCTGCAATTTTCCAGCACATTCAAGTCAG ATTCAGCTCCGCGGACTTTGACAAATTCTGCACCGTGTTGACCAATGCCGTCTGCATACCGGTGCAAACTGATGCCATGCCCTATATAATGTCCACAGTGTCGGAGACGCAGCTTACGCCGCTGCACGATGGCATCTTGGAGTGCATGGAGCTGATACAAAAGGAAGCTATTAAGCCAGAAGCAGATGCAAGCATACGGCAGCTAATACCCGCAATCTTTCGTCAGCTGTTGATCTTCAGCAAGTTTGCCTGTGCTCCGCCCACATTCCAGCAGAGCGTGGAGCATCATAAGTATGGCAAGGCTAGCGGTCACTATGCCAACAACGCTTCCGTTGAGGTCGTCAGCATGAACTATATACCCTTTGGCGAGAAGTCCATCAGCATTTGTGTGAAGCTTTACCAAAGCACAGCCACCGAGGAGGCTGTGGTGCAGGAGCAGATCCTGCATGATATTGTCAAGGCGCTGCGCACGCCTCTGGCCATGAAATACAAGTGTCTCTCCTCCAGCACCTGGAAGCTGGCCATTTCCAGTCTGATCAGTGTGCTGCACACAGGCTTGAAGGTGGCGCGTGCCAAGCCGCAACATTTTGCAAGCCTTTGGGATGATCTGGCCGATACACTCGATAAGTTTTTGTTTCCGCTCAGCGTGTGCACTATTGAGGATCGTGGCTTGGAGGAAATTGTGCTGGATGAAACGATTGATTGCCAGGTGATTGAGCTGCTGCGGGATGAGGTGCTGCCGCATGCTCACGAGCTGCCGCATCAGTTCATCATGCAGATTGTGGTGCTGCTGAACAAGGGCTCCATACACTCGGCGTCGGATAGCAACATTTGCTACGAGTCTGACTGGAAGCTGCGCGAAATCTTTGCCAAAACCTGCTTTGAGACACTGCTGCAGTTCTCGCTGCTGGAGGATCAAGCGGTCTGCAATAACAATCGCTTGAATGCTAATGTTATGCCAGCCGGTGCTGCCGGCGCTGTGGGCAAAGACTTTGCCGGACGACTGGCGGTCACAGCGCTGCTGCATCGCTTCCAGGAGGTGCTGAAGCGCTTCAATGATGATGAGCGTCAGAGCGGCAAGTGTCCGCTGCCTAG ATTCAGGTTATCTGAAATATCGTTCGTGCTTAAGGCCATTGCCACACTGGTGGTGTCCATGAAGAAAGCGCCAGCAGCCAAAG TCAACAAGCCCGCCTGGGATCTGCTAATTGGTCTCTATCCGTATTTGGTCGATTGCACCACGACAACTTCACCTGAGGTCTCACGTTCGTTGCGCGAGGCATTGCTGCAGTATACAGATCTGTTGCAAGCACCGCGTCTTGCCACAGATAATGCAATTCAGTCGaatggccaacagcagcagtga